The genomic segment TGCGTGCGGCCGACTGCTCGACCGTCTCCTCGGCGACGCGTTTAAGGGCTTCGGCATCCTGCAGCAGCGGGAGGACGAAGTCGAACTTCCCCAAATAAGTTTTCAGGCTGTCGCAATCCGCGTCCACTTGCATGTAAGGCAGCAGATCCTCTGCCCGGCGGGCCGGCAGTGGATAACCGCGTTCCGCAGCAAGCTCCAGCAGCGTAGCAGGCGTTACGCATCCGTCCAGATGCAAATGCAGATCCGCCTTCGGCAGCGCCTCAAGCCAGTTGTCCATCCCGATCTCTCCTGTCGTCTAATCTCTAATTGCGCCTTAGCGCGTCAGCTTCGCATAAACGGCGTCCGCATACTGTTCGTAGGCGTCTTGCTGGGTCCAGCCTCGTTCGTTCATCATCAGCCGATAGCGCAGCCGTTTTTCCGACAGTTCGCCTTTTAACTTCGCCGCCTGCTCGGGATCCCGGCATGCTGAGAGCAGGTCGGAAAGCGAGACGAGATCCTTGCGAATCTGCAGCTCTTCGGGCAAGGCTCCGGCATTTTTAAGCAGCTTGTAGGAGAGGCGAAGCTCTTCGGGAACGCCAGCCAAGTCGTCTTCGGGAAGCGGCTTGCCTTGCCCGGACAGCCCTGCGAACTGTCCCGATTTTTCCGCATCGCGTATTTTTTGCTCGGCAATGGAGACAATCCAATTCATCTGCTCACCGTCCTTTGCTT from the Cohnella hashimotonis genome contains:
- a CDS encoding DnaJ family domain-containing protein, translated to MNWIVSIAEQKIRDAEKSGQFAGLSGQGKPLPEDDLAGVPEELRLSYKLLKNAGALPEELQIRKDLVSLSDLLSACRDPEQAAKLKGELSEKRLRYRLMMNERGWTQQDAYEQYADAVYAKLTR